From a region of the Candidatus Hydrogenedentota bacterium genome:
- the pal gene encoding peptidoglycan-associated lipoprotein Pal produces MKTTTMWKVLTITMCLMLVIGMAGCKKTPKPVLTTDIDTTGVETTTGDGQPNLDLENLLFEPGSKYGLQTVYFDYDSSNLRQDAMNTLRDNAEKIKQVPGVAIQIAGHCDERGTQEYNLALGERRALAVRNYLIQLGVSGDRVVTISYGKEFPAVPGTGEAAWAKNRRAEFNRAR; encoded by the coding sequence ATGAAGACGACGACGATGTGGAAAGTTCTGACCATCACGATGTGCCTGATGCTGGTTATTGGAATGGCCGGCTGCAAAAAGACCCCGAAGCCGGTCCTGACCACGGACATTGACACCACCGGTGTCGAGACCACCACCGGCGACGGCCAGCCGAATCTGGACCTCGAAAACCTCCTTTTTGAGCCGGGCAGCAAGTACGGCCTGCAGACGGTGTACTTCGACTATGACAGCTCGAACCTGCGCCAGGACGCCATGAACACCCTGCGCGACAACGCCGAGAAAATCAAGCAGGTGCCGGGCGTGGCCATCCAGATCGCCGGCCACTGCGACGAGCGCGGCACGCAGGAATACAACCTTGCCCTCGGCGAGCGCCGCGCGCTGGCCGTCCGCAACTACCTGATTCAGCTTGGTGTCTCCGGCGACCGCGTCGTCACCATCAGCTACGGCAAAGAGTTCCCGGCTGTTCCCGGCACCGGCGAGGCCGCCTGGGCGAAGAACCGCCGCGCCGAGTTCAACCGCGCGCGTTAA
- a CDS encoding tetratricopeptide repeat protein yields the protein MRPTIALALLGALGAALLTGCETTGGNQTQTTIYDMHRRIVKLDKDLGDSVTRLNETSASLNQRVEEMDMQTRELRSLLEENQNKLNAISQDLARFYRALNLSPPSSTATPVSGTNVSVGPTMIERPAQTPVPAGQNTLQDSAPIPTDRAVLGASPQPADEPVPASPAPAGQAGDPRTMYEQALKIYQNGDNANAVKKFDEYLGQYPNNEHSANALFWKAKAQLNMGSHADAVQSFEQMRSRFPNDTKVPFAMHNQAVAHSRLGQTAEADRLMQAVIDQYPMSPVAEQARSDLQKLRGQ from the coding sequence ATGCGGCCGACTATTGCACTGGCTCTGCTCGGGGCTCTGGGCGCGGCGCTGCTGACGGGTTGCGAGACCACGGGCGGCAACCAGACCCAGACCACCATCTACGACATGCACCGGCGCATCGTGAAGCTCGACAAGGACTTGGGCGACTCCGTCACCAGGCTCAACGAGACTTCCGCTTCGCTGAACCAGCGCGTCGAGGAAATGGACATGCAGACGAGGGAGCTGCGCTCCCTCCTCGAGGAGAACCAGAACAAGCTGAACGCCATCAGCCAGGACTTGGCGCGCTTTTACCGCGCGCTTAACCTGAGCCCGCCCTCGTCCACGGCCACCCCCGTGTCGGGGACCAATGTTAGTGTCGGGCCGACCATGATCGAGCGCCCTGCCCAGACCCCGGTCCCCGCAGGACAGAACACGCTCCAGGACTCGGCCCCAATCCCCACGGACAGGGCCGTGCTGGGCGCGTCGCCCCAGCCCGCGGACGAGCCCGTTCCGGCGTCCCCCGCCCCGGCGGGCCAGGCCGGTGACCCGCGGACCATGTACGAGCAGGCGTTGAAGATTTACCAGAACGGTGACAACGCCAACGCGGTGAAGAAGTTCGACGAGTACCTGGGCCAGTATCCCAACAATGAGCACAGCGCAAACGCGCTCTTCTGGAAGGCCAAGGCCCAGTTGAACATGGGCAGCCATGCCGACGCGGTGCAGTCCTTCGAGCAGATGCGCTCCCGCTTTCCCAATGACACGAAGGTTCCCTTCGCCATGCACAACCAGGCCGTGGCCCACTCGCGCCTGGGGCAGACCGCCGAGGCGGACCGCCTGATGCAGGCCGTCATTGACCAGTA